Below is a window of uncultured Sphaerochaeta sp. DNA.
ATGATATGATGAACTATATCCAACCTGTTGCCTCATGGATCCTTGGGCTGCAGTGGATGGCTGCAGAAGTCTATCCCGAGCACTTTTCTGCATTGAACATGCAGAATGAGGTCACCTCCTTCTACCAGGATTTCTATCATCTTACCGATGAGAAGAAGCTTGGTTTCCTGAGAGACCGCTACAGTAATTCGGTTGCCATCAACGCACTATGAATGCCCATCAGCGCTATCAGGCGGAGCGTAAACGACGAACAGGACTCCTGCTAGGAATGCTGGGAGCAACACTGCTTCTAGCATTCCTGTTCCTCTTTGCGGGGAGGTATCCCTCTGCCGGTTTCAGATTCCCCACTGACTGGTCAACCAATGCCATGACCAGGAGTATCTTCCTGCGTATCAGGCTCCCTCGTATTGTTCTGGCCCTGCTTGCCGGTGCCATGCTCAGTGCAAGCGGGTTCACGTTCCAGATGCTGTTCTCCAATCCTTTGGTTGAACCTGGTTTCCTGGGTGTAAGCCAAGGGTCGGCCTTTGGGGCGGCATTGATGATTGTCATGGGAGTGGGATCAACCCTCTTTGTACAACTGAGTGCTACGCTCTTTGGGCTGTTGGCCTTGCTTGCATCCTACGTGCTTGCAACCCGTTTCAGGTTTGGAGGGTGGTTGTTGCGGCTGGTGCTCAGTGGAATAGCGGTGTCAGCCCTCTTCTCCAGTGCACTAGGTGTGATAAAATTGGTGGCGGAACCTACCAAGGATTTGCAAGACATTACCTTCTGGATGATGGGGGGGCTCTGGAATGCCTCCTGGGCCCAGATTCTCTCCATCCTATGGGTGGTCATCCTCAGTATGGCCATCCTCCTCGGATATAGATGGAAACTCAACCTGCTTAGTCTCCAGGAGAAGACATCTTTTTCTGTGGGAATGAACCCCAAGAGAGATAGGATCATTCTTCTGATAGTTGCCACGGTAGGGACCACGGTCACCATTTCCATCACCGGTCTGATCGGCTGGGTTGGCTTGATCACCCCTCACCTGGGTCGTAAGTTGTTTGGTTCCGATAGTTCCACCAGCCTTCCCGGTTCCATGATCCTGGGAGCATTCTTTCTCTTGGTCTGCGATACCATAGGGAGGACCATCCTGGCTACCGAGATTCCCATTGGACTGCTCACCAGCTTCCTTGGTGCCATTATCTTTATGATCATCCTCTCACTCAAGCACCAGGAGGGCAAAGCATGAACGCTTTGACGGTAAACCATCTGAGTTTTATCTACCCGAGCGGCACCAAAGCGCTCGATGATGTCTCACTCTCAGTAGAGGAAGGACAGAGTGTAGCTATCCTGGGCTCCAATGGAGCAGGTAAATCAACACTGCTCGATGTCCTGTTGGGATGGCAGAAGAGTGCACAGGTATCATTATATGGGAAACCAATCTCCTCCTATGGACGGAAGGAACTTGGCAGGACATTGGCCTTGGTTCCCCAATTTGAACAATACAACTTCTCTTTTTCGCTGATCGATTATGTTCTGTTTGGGCGTTCCCCCTACCTTTCAGGGCTGGGAACACCAAGTGAAGTGGATGCAGAGATAGCCTATCAGGCACTGTATGATGTGGGTTTGGCTGACTATGCAGAGAGGCATATCACCACCTTGAGCGGAGGAGAACATCAGTTGTTGCTACTTGCAAGGGCCATTGCTCAACAGAGCTCCATGCTCTTGCTCGATGAACCTACCAGTGCATTGGACCCTGCCAACCGGAAACGTGTGCTTACCATCTTGAAGCAGTTGCATGCGAAGGGGAAGACCCTTCTGTTTACCACCCATGACGCAAACCTTGCCTACGAGCTGGCAAGCCATGTGGCCATGGTGAAGAAGGGATCTCTGCTCTGTTATGGGCCAAAAGAAGAGGTGGTCAACACTACCATGCTGACCACCCTCTATGATACCGAGCTAACCGTTGCCCAAGTCGGTACAAAAACGCTTATTTATTGAGCTCCAGAGGGACAAAGCTGAAACTTCTTACATCAAACAACCCCATATCGGTGAGCTTATAGGCAGGGATAACCGGTAAGGACATGAAACAGAGTGTCATGAAGGGATCGATTTCCTTGCCGATATGCAGTGATTCCTGCGCAATATGATGAAGGTTTTCCAGCTGCTCAGCGATCACTGAGCCTGGCTCATAGCTCATCAAACCAGCTACGTTCTGTGCAAAGGAAGCTAGTACTTTCTTCTGTTTCACAATCACCATACCGCCTCCAATGGAGATCAAGTGCTCTACAGCCATGGCCATATCCCCATCATCATCCCCTGCTACAATGATGTTGTGTGAATCATGGGCAACGGATGTAGCCATCGCCCCACCCTGCAAGCCATACCCGCGTAAGAGAGCAACAGCAACATTTCCTGTTCCTGTGTGACGCTCAACCACTGCAAGCTTGATGATATCCTGGCTCTTGTCATGGACCCATTCGCCATTTTCCACCTTAACGGTAGCCTCTCCCGCTCCAGTGACCACCCCTCCTGGGATGATGTCTATTACACGAACATGGGATCTGGAAAGGGGCAAGCGGAGACGCTTGGCTGAGAATTCCTTGACTTGCATCTTGCCAGAGACACGATCATCATGTTTTGCTTTTGAAGCATTGCAGATCGATCCATCTTCAGCTACCAAGTCTCCAGCCACATATACCTGATGCATGGAGAACTCTTTCAGGTCATTGCAAAGCAGGAAATCCGCACGCTTACCAGGTGCAATCGCACCCCGGTCAGACAGGTGATAGCAATCTGCACTATTGATGGTAGCCATGCAGATGGCCTCAATTGGATCAAGTCCATCCTGTACTGCAATGCGTACATTGTTGTTAATGTGCCCATCGGTGAGAATGCTTTTCGGTTGCCGATCATCCGTACAGAAGATACAGCGTCTACTGTTTTTTTCCGTCACTCCTCCCAGGAGCATCAATACATTTTTACAAGCCGACCCTTCACGGAGCATGACATACATGCCACGTCGGATACGGTCACGCAGCTCTTGCTCATTCTCGCACTCATGGTCGGTTAGAATCCCTGCACTTGCATAGGCATCAAGCTCTGCTCCGCCGATTGCAGGGCTATGGCCATCGATCACCTTGGAAAGGTGCTTCGCCTCCATGATCTTGTCCAGAACCAAATCTGTTCCGGCGACTACACCAGGGAAGTCCATCATCTCACCTAAACCAAGCACTCTCTCATGTTGCAAGGCTTCCTTGATATCCATTGCTTCCAATACAGCCCCACTATGCTCAAAGGTAGTAGCCGGGACACAGGAAGGCACCATAAAGAAAGCTTGCAACGCTGTCTCATGAGATGCCTCCAGCATATAGGACAGTCCATCAAGACCACATACATTGCAGATTTCATGGGGATCTGCAACTACTGTGGTGGTTCCACAGGGAACCACAAGATTGGAGAATTCCTCGGGAGTGGCATGGCTGGACTCAATATGTACATGACTGTCTATAAAACCTGGCAGGAGATAGCGCCCCCCACCATCAACCACCGTTTCGGCTTCTCCTTGTCCACACTCAGCAAAACCTGCAATGTATCCGGATTGGATCAGGAGGTCAGCCTCAAACCACTCCTTGTTATATACATCCAAAATATGGGTATTCGTAATGCACAAGTCAGCTTTTTGCCTTCTTGCTGCAGTTTCTATCACTTCCTGCAGTCTTTTCTTCGTAACCATTCGAGCTCCTTCTGCAACATTTTGCAACGTCTTTCTATCAGTGTACCACTTCACGATAATTGTTCAAGGGAAAATATTGGTAGTAGGTATACAGCATAATTAATAATTTGTATTGATAATGAAGTAGGTTTTTTTCGCTATATAGCAAAATTTCTAGAAAATTTTTAGCCAGATTCCCAAAATTATACCCTATAATTTGGTTATATAACAAATGTAACGATTTTTCTGTACGATTTGATACAGATAGGGTAGAATGGTATCAACCAAAACATCTGCAAGGAGTGCATCGATGGAAAAGTTTTTCAAGCTCAAAGAACGAAAAACGACCGTCAAGACTGAAGTCATGGCAGGTATTACTACCTTCTTAACTATGGCTTACATTCTTGCCGTCAACCCAGGCATCCTTTCCGAATCCGGAATGGATTTCTCCAAAGTATTTGCTGCAACTGCAATTGCTGCATCAATCGCAACCTTGGTAATGGCCCTGTTGGCCAATCTACCATTCGCTCTTGCCCCAGGCATGGGTCTGAACGCCTTCCTTACCTACACCGTCGTTTTCGGTATGGGTTACACATGGCAGTTCGCCCTCACGGCAGTATTCGTTGAAGGTATCATTTTCTTGATCCTCACCGCTGCCAATATCCGTGAGGCAATTGTCAACAGCATCCCAGCCAACCTAAAACGTGCAATCGGTGTTGGTATCGGTCTCTTCATTGCCTTCATTGGCATGCAGAATGCTGGTATCATCGTTGATGGAGCTACGTTGGTTTCTCTGAATGCTGACTGGTTCATGGGAGCTCCCGGCCTTGCCATGATTGGCTTGATCATTACCGGTATCCTCTTGGCCCACAAGGTGAACGGTGCCCTTCTCATTGGTATCGTTGTTACCACCATTATCGGCATTCCTTTTGGAATCACCGCATACAAGGGTGGCTCTTACCTTCCCCCAGCCCCGTACTTCTTCCCATTCGAGTTCTCTAATATCATGAGTGTTGACTTCATCGTTGTTGTCTTCACCTTCTTGTTTGTAGATATGTTCGATACAGTTGGAACCCTGATCGGTTGTGCCACCAAGGCTGACATGATCCAGGATGATGGATCCATCCCCAACTGTAAGGAAGCACTGTTCGCTGATGCAATCGGAACAACCGCAGGTGCAATCCTCGGAACCTCGACCGTTACCACATTTGTTGAATCTTCCAGTGGTGTTGTTGAAGGTGGACGAACTGGCTTGACTGCATTGACCGTTGCTATTCTCTTCGCTCTCTCCCTGTTCCTCGAACCGTTGTTCGGTTCCATTCCTAGTGCTGCTACAGCACCTGCCTTGATCATCGTCGGTGTTATGATGATGAGCCCGGTAAAGGATATCGAGTGGGACGAGATGACCGAAGCTATCCCCGCCTTCTTGACCATGATCTTCATGATCGTAGCTTACAGCATTGCAGATGGTATCATGTTCGGTATCCTCTCCTATGTATTGCTCAAGCTCTTCACCAAGAAGACCAACGACATTTCAAAGATGACTTGGGTTGTTTTTGCTCTGTTCGTGATCAAGATTATTTTCGGCGCCCTCTAAGAGCTTCAGCTCTGTTCTTATGGACCTCCTTACTCAGGGGGTCCAATTTTTATCCCCTACCCATCACCCAGTTTCTACGGTACAATAGCACTCGTTGAGGAGTAAATTATGCGCGCAAACATGATGCGATTGGATACGAATAAAGTGTATTTAGTCACCGGGGCTGCCGGTTTTATTGGGTTTCATCTAAGCAAACGATTGCTTGGGCTTGGATGCACGGTCATTGGTTTGGATAACCTGAACGATTACTATGAGGTGTCTCTCAAGGAAGAGCGACTGAGGATGTTGGCCTGTGAACAATTCATCTTCTATAAAGTAGATCTTGCTGACAGGAAAGAGCTTGATGCAATCTTTACCCGACACCAGGTAACCCATGTCATCAACCTTGCTGCACAAGCAGGGGTGAGATACAGCATCGACAACCCGTATGCATACCTACAATCGAATCTTGTGGGTTTCCTCAATATCTTGGAATGCTGTCGTCATCATGCAGTAGAACACTTGGTTTATGCCAGCAGCAGTTCCGTCTATGGCTTGAACAGCAAGATACCCTACTCCACACAAGATAAAGTTGACCATCCTGTAAGCCTCTATGCAGCTACCAAGAAATCCAATGAGCTGATGGCCCATGCATACACACACCTCTATCATATCCCGACCACAGGACTGAGATTCTTCACGGTCTATGGGCCGTACGGTAGACCGGATATGGCATACTTTTCATTCAGTAAAAGGATCATGGAAGGGAAAGGCATCAAGGTCTTTAACAATGGGGATATGTGGCGTGATTTCACCTACGTCGATGACATCATTACCGCCTTGGAAAACATCATTCCCAATATACCTGAAGAGAATGAAGCAAAGGATCGCTACAAGGTCTATAATATCGGAAACAATAAACCAGTGAAATTGAAGCAGTTCATAGAAACACTGGAACAGTGTCTGGGAAAGAATGCGGAAAAAGAATATCTACCGATGCAACCTGGGGATGTGTACCAGACCTATGCAGATGTCACTGACCTGATGGAAGATTTTGATTTCAGACCCAATACTCCTCTTGAGCAAGGGCTTGAGGCTTTTGTCTCGTGGTTCAAGCCATACTATGGATACTAGAAATACACTCTATGATGTAGTGGTTATTGGAGGAGGAGCTGCTGGGCTGTTTCTTGCTGCTCATCTTCCCACTTCCAAGGCACTGCTGATCGAACACAAGGAAGCAGCAGGCAAGAAGATCCTGATCACCGGTGGAGGCATGTGCAACCTTACCAATACCCAAGCGAAAGAGGATTTCCTGCAGCATTATGGTAGCAGAGCACAGCGCAACTTTCTTCTTCCCTCCTTCCAGGCTTTCCCTCCCTCATCTCTCATGCAATGGTTCGAGTCCAAGGGGGTTTCCCTCGTGACCAGGGAGGATGGGAAGGTGTTCCCCGCTTCACTGGATGCCCATGAGATCAGGGATGTGCTGGTCAGGGAGAGTAAAGCCAGCATAGTGTACAACTCCAAGATCTCTTCACTCAGCAAGGATGGAGAATATTTCTCTATACACACCGATAATGGGTGTTTTACATGCAAAAACCTGGTATTGGCTACTGGTGGAATGAGTTATCCGAACACAGGAAGTGATGGGAGTGGATATAGCCTAGCCAAAATGCTTGGGCACTCCATCGTTCCTCCAAAACCAGCGCTCGCTGCCATCATGGTGGATACGTATCAGTGGAAGCACCTTGCAGGTAATGCAATCCGCTCTTCATATGCAGAGTTTCATCATCCAGGGGAGAAAAAACGGTTCCTGCAAGCTACTGGGGATATACTGTTTACACACGATGGACTCTCAGGTCCCTTGATCCTTACGGCCAGCCGTGAGCTGAAAGCAGGCGATTCCATCACATTCTCCCTGCTGCCGATGGAGAACAAACGAGAGGTTCAGGAATATCTCCTTGCACTCCTCTCCTCACAACCCAAGAAGCAGGTTTCAACCATCCTCAAGGAGGCAGGTCTTGTAACATCCCTTGCCCAGCAGGTAGTCAGGGAACTTACGCTTGATCCTACCAGTACCCCAGCCCACCTGAACAAAGCACAGCGGCAGGACCTGGTTAGGATGGTTACAGAGAGACGGTTCATCATCAAGGGGATCAAGGGATTCAATGCAGCGATGGTCACCTGTGGTGGAGTGAGCTTGAAAGAGATAGACAGAAACAACATGCAATCGAAGAGGGTTGAGCATCTCTACTTCTGTGGTGAAATTTTGGATGTGGATGGACAGAGTGGAGGCTACAACCTTCAGGCGGCATTTTCTACAGCGTACTGTGTAGCTGAACATATACAAGTATAGGAGGAAGATTTTATGCAATTTCTTTGGACAACAATAACCGTTGGGAATATGGAAGAGAGCCTGGAATTTTACCAGGATATTCTCTCACTACCGATATCCAGCAGAATGCAAACACCTGCCGCTGAGATTGTGTTTTTAGGAGATGGAGAAACTAAGATCGAGTTGATCCATCACCCAGGAGAAGAGAGCTCTCCCGTAGGAAAGAACATCAGTATAGGATTAAGCGTCAAGAATCTTGATGACCACATGGCAATGCTCAAGGAAAAAGGCATTCCCATCGCAGAGGGACCCTTCTCCCCAAATCCTTCCGTCCGGTTTTGCTTTGTGCATGACCCAAACGGTGTCCGTGTGCAATTTGTGGAACGCAACTGATAGAGTTTGAGCCGGGATTTCTCCCGGCTCAAAAACTCTAGATACCTTTGAAATACTGACTATTTGATGCGCTTTACAGCAGCCTCAAGCAGCTCTTCCAGCTTTGCAGAAGGATTCTGGAACTTTGCCAGGAAGATCATTGCAGCAATGACGTATGGCTTGTAACTGGCTTCCTTGTACAGGGGTACCAGATACCTGTCAAATACGGAAGCTTCAACCTCACCTTCCTTACAGGAAAGACCAGTGATGTCAGCAGGCAGGCAGTGCATGTAGAGAGCCTTTCCGTCCTTGGTGGTCTTCATCAAGTCTTCAGTACAGGTCCAATCCTTGAATTTGGCATTGTTAGCCAGACAGGTTTTCTCCAGTGCCTTCAATGCTTCCTGGTCGCCCTGCTCAACAATCTTGGTTCTCTCTTCCATAACTGCAAAGGGAGCCCAGCTCTTGGGATAGACAATGTCAGCATCCTTGAATGCTTCAGCCATGGACTCCACTCTCTTGTAGGAACCACCGCTCTTCTTTGCATTCTCTGCAGCGACTTCTTCAACATCAGCCATTACATTGTACCCTTCTGGGTGAGCAAGTACGACATCCATGCCAAAGCGGGTGAACAGTCCGATGATGCCCTGAGGGACAGAAAGGGGCTTGCCGTATGAGGGGCTATAGGCCCAGGTCATGGCTACTTTCTTGCCCTTGAGGTTCTCAACACCACCAAAGTGATTGATCACGTGCAGCATGTCAGCCATGCTCTGGGTTGGGTGGTCGATATCGCACTGGAGGTTGACCAAGGTGGGTCTCTGCTCGAGTACTCCATCGTCATAGCCGTCCTGTACAGCCTCAGCAACAGTCTTCATGTAGGTGTGGCCTTTGCCAATGTACATGTCGTCACGGATACCGATGACGTCAGCCATGAAACTAACCATGTTGGCGGTTTCACGAACGGTCTCGCCGTGAGCGATCTGGCTGGTCTTCTCGTCAAGATCCTGGACCTCAAGGCCGAGCAGGTTACAAGCACTTGCAAAGCTGAAGCGTGTTCTTGTGGAGTTGTCACGGAAAACGGAGATTCCAAGTCCACTGTCGAACACCTTGGTGGAAATATTGTTCTCGCGTAATGCACGCAGTACTTCTGCTACCTGAAAAACGGCAGCAATTTCGTCATCACTCTCTTTCCAGGTATGGAAAAAGTCGTTGAGATACATGTTGTCAGTTTTGAGGGTTTTCAGTTCCTCGATCATCTGTTTGATTGTGGCTTTGTCCTTCATGTGGGGAAACCTCCGTAAGTTTTGAATCATAAAAAATCCAGACAATGGCACTATACCATGGCAGTGTCCCATTGTCCAGATTTATGTTGCAGTTTGTTGCAAGATTCCGTTAAATCTTGCCAAGCTCCTTCAAGATCTTCTCAGGTGAGAACGGCCAACTGCGCATCCAAACTCCTACTGCATCGTGTATGGCGATGGCGAGTGCTGGAGCTGCTCCGTTGGTTGCGATCTCACTGATGGATTTGGCTCCATAGGGGCCTACCTCATCATTGATATCGATCAGGACCGCCTTGAAGTCCTCTGGCTGTTCATCAATCATGGGGACTCCATACTCACTCAGTTTTGCATTGATACATACACCATTCTCATCGAGGAGCATCTGCTCATAGAGCGAATGCCCGACGGACTTCAGTGCTGCACCATACATCTGACAGAGTGCCAATTCCGGATTGATCGGGGTACCGGCATCCTGCAGAGCATAGTACTTCTGTACCTTTACCTGGCCGGTTCTGACGTTGACCGCAACCTGCACAAAGTGAGCACCGTAAGGGATGGAGTTGTGGTTCGTGGTAAAGGAACCTTTTCCCATCACCTGACCGCGACCTGTACCGGTAAGCGCATCATGACTGAGCTTTGCGTAATCAAGTGTCTTGCCACTCTTGGTACTGTACACCTCGCCAGGAGAGCGAAGGATCAAATCCTCTGCTTTCTCTCCCATCTGATAGGCTGCCTCATCAAGCAGATTCTTCTTCAGGTCCTGTGCAGCCTTGTAGCTTGCACCACCACTGAAGTAGGTTCCGCTTGAGGCATAAGCACCTGTGTCAAACGTACAGCTGTCGGTATCACCACTGGTAACGGTCACCCTGTCCAAAGGCACACAGAAGGCTTCACTGATCATCTTTGCGCTGATGGTATCCAACCCGGTACCCAAATCGGCGCCGCCACTGAATATCTGGAATGTTCCATCGGTCAGCAGTTTAGCCCATGCATTGGAGTGGTCGAGGCCGGGCAACCCGCTTCCCTGCTGGATCATGGCAAAACCCTTGCCGATTCTCCAGTCGGGGTCCTTGGATTCAACTTTCTTGCCCCACTCGATCATCTTTGCACCCTGGGTAAGGGCTTGTTCCAAGCCACATGAACCGACGGGTACCACATTTCCTTCACGGCCTTCGCCGAGGCCCTTGAGAATCTCAAGCATGTAGCCTGGTTCAACCTTGTTCTTCATGGCCATGTCGTAGTAATCGATTCCCAGCTTTTCAGCAAGCTCCGCCATACAGGTCATCAGTGAGTAGGTCCCCTTAGGGGCTCCATAGCCCTGGTAGGCTCCTGTAGGTGGAATGTTTGTGTAATAAGTGATTACATCAAACTTCATGTTGTCGCACTTGAGCAAAGGCAAGGTCTTGCTACAGGCATTCATCGGGACAGTAAGACAGTGGTTGCCGTATGGTCCGGTATTGGCCCTGACATCCATATACACGGCTGTGATTGTGCCATCCTTCTTTCCGCCCATCTTGACGGTCATCCGCATCGGGTGACGAGTGGAGTTTGCGATAAACTCTTCCTCACGGGTATTGCGGTAGTAGATTGGTTTTCCGGTTACCCAAGTGGCATATCCTACCAGATCCTCAACCAATATATCCTGCTTGCTGCCATACCCACCGCCAACACGCTCCTTGATGATTCGAATCTTGTTCTCAGGAATCTGACAGACCCAAGAGACAATTCTTCTCACATGGTAGGGAACCTGGGTGGAGGCATTGATAACCAATCTTCCACCATCAATCCTAGCATAGGCAAGGTGTGGCTCAAGGGGAGTACACTGGATCTGACTGGTCTGGTAGGTTCTTTCGACCACTGCATCAGCTTCCTTGAACCCCTTTTCCACATCACCGATCTGGCCATGGGCTGCTGAGGCAATATTTCTTCTGATATCACCATGCAGAGGGAACTGATAGACAACCTTTCCATCCCTGGGATCGGCTTCCTTGTTGTACTCTTCCAAATTCTCGGGAGCACCACTGCGATACTCTGCCACCCCGTTATGAACACGAGGGGCCCCTTCTTCCATTGCTTCCTCGACGGTGAAAACCGGCTTGAGTACCTCATACTCCACCTTGATCGCAGAGCGAGCAGCAACTGCCTGTTCATAGGTTTCTGCAACGATTGCTGCTACACGGTCACCCACATGCCTAACCTTCCGGTTGAGCAATCTTCGATCGTGTGGACTGGGTTCTGGATTCCCCTGCCCAGCCTGCATATAGAATACATCAGGACAGTTCTCATGGGTGATGATAGTGACCACGCCTTCCATCGCCAGGGCTTTCTTGGTATCGATCTTCTTGATGTAAGCATGGGCGTATGGGCTGCGAAGGATCACCATTGAGTGATAGCCCGGCAAAACCCTGTCCTCAACGAAGCTAGCTTCGCCTGCAACCAGTTGCGGTCCATCGACCTTTCCCTTTGGCTTTCCAACATAGGTCAGCTCATCTCTAAAGGAGGGAGAAATTTCGCTCTTGTATTTTCCATCCTTCATTCTTTCCAGAGCCAACTTCACTGCTAGATAGTAGTGTTCATAGCCTGCATCGCGTATAAAGATACCACTGAGTACCTGATTGATTTGTTCCTTGGTAGGATTACTCTCATGTTCAAGCAACCAAGTCAGAAGCAACGCTGCAGCAGGTGCATTGTAAGCACTCTGTACAACGCCTGCATCGATCATGGCCTGCTGGATGACATTCAGACTTCGACTGGTACCCATTGATTCAGCGGTCTTGATCTCAGCACCTTCAGCCTGAAGAGCCAACATCAAATTGGCATACACAGGAACGTCATTGAAAATAACGGTATCACTGCCTGCAAAGCCTTCCTTATCATCACTGTCACGTACGCTGGTATACCCAAGGCGAACGAGCATTTCGCGCAAGCTTTCTGACTGCTTGCAACTTACTGTATGTTTCTTACCGTTAACGGTACAGACAATTTTGTTCATTGTGCACCTCCTTTGAGAAATGCAGAGAAGAGCTGCCCCACCCCTTCACTGGCTATATAGCGCTTGTAATCGGAGCTGCCAGTCATATCGTCCACGACCTCAATGTCATGTCGCACAGCAAGCTGTACATCCTCTCTTGTGGTCAACTCACCGTTCTCGATGGAATTCTCCACCTTCTCCAATCGTTGGACACCTTTTCCGTATACAGCAACAAAGACCCGTACGTGGTCTATGACCTGCTCACTGTCCTTTGTTGCACTGAATCCAACGGTTACCGCAGCACGGTTCTGACTGCTCATTGCATACCGCACAGTTCCCACATACCGGTCATCCTTGGAGAGGCTGACAGCCAACAACAAGGTACCTGCAAACTGCTTATGATAGGCATGGTATTCTCGGATGGGGATATTGTCCTCACTGTATACTCCCTTTTCGGTCAGATTGGCCGTAAGAAGCCGAGCACGGCTTGCAATCAATGCGGGAGCAAGATAGGAGTGGTCACTCATCAGTGCAAGATTGCCTCCGATGGTGGCCATATTACGCTTGGTGAAGGAACCACAGAAATGAGCAGCATCCTTGAGCCATGAAGGGATCAATGGTGATTCAATCAGCTGCTGCAGCGTCACCATGCTACCAATCTTGATGGTGGAACCTTCATCAGTGATGGTATCCAAACCAAGCTTGGAGAGGCTGATG
It encodes the following:
- a CDS encoding iron ABC transporter permease, with amino-acid sequence MNAHQRYQAERKRRTGLLLGMLGATLLLAFLFLFAGRYPSAGFRFPTDWSTNAMTRSIFLRIRLPRIVLALLAGAMLSASGFTFQMLFSNPLVEPGFLGVSQGSAFGAALMIVMGVGSTLFVQLSATLFGLLALLASYVLATRFRFGGWLLRLVLSGIAVSALFSSALGVIKLVAEPTKDLQDITFWMMGGLWNASWAQILSILWVVILSMAILLGYRWKLNLLSLQEKTSFSVGMNPKRDRIILLIVATVGTTVTISITGLIGWVGLITPHLGRKLFGSDSSTSLPGSMILGAFFLLVCDTIGRTILATEIPIGLLTSFLGAIIFMIILSLKHQEGKA
- a CDS encoding SDR family NAD(P)-dependent oxidoreductase, encoding MRANMMRLDTNKVYLVTGAAGFIGFHLSKRLLGLGCTVIGLDNLNDYYEVSLKEERLRMLACEQFIFYKVDLADRKELDAIFTRHQVTHVINLAAQAGVRYSIDNPYAYLQSNLVGFLNILECCRHHAVEHLVYASSSSVYGLNSKIPYSTQDKVDHPVSLYAATKKSNELMAHAYTHLYHIPTTGLRFFTVYGPYGRPDMAYFSFSKRIMEGKGIKVFNNGDMWRDFTYVDDIITALENIIPNIPEENEAKDRYKVYNIGNNKPVKLKQFIETLEQCLGKNAEKEYLPMQPGDVYQTYADVTDLMEDFDFRPNTPLEQGLEAFVSWFKPYYGY
- a CDS encoding ABC transporter ATP-binding protein codes for the protein MNALTVNHLSFIYPSGTKALDDVSLSVEEGQSVAILGSNGAGKSTLLDVLLGWQKSAQVSLYGKPISSYGRKELGRTLALVPQFEQYNFSFSLIDYVLFGRSPYLSGLGTPSEVDAEIAYQALYDVGLADYAERHITTLSGGEHQLLLLARAIAQQSSMLLLDEPTSALDPANRKRVLTILKQLHAKGKTLLFTTHDANLAYELASHVAMVKKGSLLCYGPKEEVVNTTMLTTLYDTELTVAQVGTKTLIY
- a CDS encoding NAD(P)/FAD-dependent oxidoreductase yields the protein MDTRNTLYDVVVIGGGAAGLFLAAHLPTSKALLIEHKEAAGKKILITGGGMCNLTNTQAKEDFLQHYGSRAQRNFLLPSFQAFPPSSLMQWFESKGVSLVTREDGKVFPASLDAHEIRDVLVRESKASIVYNSKISSLSKDGEYFSIHTDNGCFTCKNLVLATGGMSYPNTGSDGSGYSLAKMLGHSIVPPKPALAAIMVDTYQWKHLAGNAIRSSYAEFHHPGEKKRFLQATGDILFTHDGLSGPLILTASRELKAGDSITFSLLPMENKREVQEYLLALLSSQPKKQVSTILKEAGLVTSLAQQVVRELTLDPTSTPAHLNKAQRQDLVRMVTERRFIIKGIKGFNAAMVTCGGVSLKEIDRNNMQSKRVEHLYFCGEILDVDGQSGGYNLQAAFSTAYCVAEHIQV
- a CDS encoding VOC family protein, with product MQFLWTTITVGNMEESLEFYQDILSLPISSRMQTPAAEIVFLGDGETKIELIHHPGEESSPVGKNISIGLSVKNLDDHMAMLKEKGIPIAEGPFSPNPSVRFCFVHDPNGVRVQFVERN
- the ade gene encoding adenine deaminase, with protein sequence MVTKKRLQEVIETAARRQKADLCITNTHILDVYNKEWFEADLLIQSGYIAGFAECGQGEAETVVDGGGRYLLPGFIDSHVHIESSHATPEEFSNLVVPCGTTTVVADPHEICNVCGLDGLSYMLEASHETALQAFFMVPSCVPATTFEHSGAVLEAMDIKEALQHERVLGLGEMMDFPGVVAGTDLVLDKIMEAKHLSKVIDGHSPAIGGAELDAYASAGILTDHECENEQELRDRIRRGMYVMLREGSACKNVLMLLGGVTEKNSRRCIFCTDDRQPKSILTDGHINNNVRIAVQDGLDPIEAICMATINSADCYHLSDRGAIAPGKRADFLLCNDLKEFSMHQVYVAGDLVAEDGSICNASKAKHDDRVSGKMQVKEFSAKRLRLPLSRSHVRVIDIIPGGVVTGAGEATVKVENGEWVHDKSQDIIKLAVVERHTGTGNVAVALLRGYGLQGGAMATSVAHDSHNIIVAGDDDGDMAMAVEHLISIGGGMVIVKQKKVLASFAQNVAGLMSYEPGSVIAEQLENLHHIAQESLHIGKEIDPFMTLCFMSLPVIPAYKLTDMGLFDVRSFSFVPLELNK
- a CDS encoding NCS2 family permease; translation: MEKFFKLKERKTTVKTEVMAGITTFLTMAYILAVNPGILSESGMDFSKVFAATAIAASIATLVMALLANLPFALAPGMGLNAFLTYTVVFGMGYTWQFALTAVFVEGIIFLILTAANIREAIVNSIPANLKRAIGVGIGLFIAFIGMQNAGIIVDGATLVSLNADWFMGAPGLAMIGLIITGILLAHKVNGALLIGIVVTTIIGIPFGITAYKGGSYLPPAPYFFPFEFSNIMSVDFIVVVFTFLFVDMFDTVGTLIGCATKADMIQDDGSIPNCKEALFADAIGTTAGAILGTSTVTTFVESSSGVVEGGRTGLTALTVAILFALSLFLEPLFGSIPSAATAPALIIVGVMMMSPVKDIEWDEMTEAIPAFLTMIFMIVAYSIADGIMFGILSYVLLKLFTKKTNDISKMTWVVFALFVIKIIFGAL